In the Anaerobaca lacustris genome, TATTGGTGCACGGATCAGTACATCGTCCAGCGTGTGCTCGGCGCGCAGAACGAGACCGATGCCCGCCGGGGCTCGATCTGCTCGGCGGCCCTGAAGCTCCTGCCGGTCTTTATCTTCATCATCCCCGGCATGATCGCCTTCGCCCTGGCCAAAAGCGGACAGAACGCCGCCTTGCAGGCATCATTCTTCGATGAGAGCGGCCAGCTCATTCGCGACAATGCCCAACAAGCCTTCCCCATGCTCGTCGCCCAGGTCCTGCCGATCGGCGTGCGCGGGATTGTCGTGGCCGGTCTGCTGGCGGCGCTGATGAGTTCGCTGGCCGGGGCATTCAATGCCTCGGCGGCGCTGTTCACCATCGACTTCTATTCGAAGCTGCGCCCGATGGCGCCGGAGAAGCAAGTCGTGTGGGTGGGCAGGCTCGCCACCGGCGTCATGGTGCTCATCGGCCTGGCCTGGATTCCCGTGATCCGAGGCGGCAAGGGGCTGTACGACTATTTGCAGGGTGTCCAATCGTACCTGGCCCCGCCGATCTTCGTGGTCTTCTTCCTGGGCGTCTTCAGCCGACGGCTTAACGCCAAGGGCTGCCTGTGGGCGCTGATCATCGGTTTCGCCCTGGGTCTGTTCCGGCTGGCAGTCGATACCCCGGTCAAGCTGATCGACGATTTTGCCTACACAGAAGGCTCGTTTTTCTGGATCGTCAATAACACCTACTTCCAGTACTACAGCCTTCTGATCTTCCTGGTCTGCATCGCGGTCATGGTCGTGGTCAGCCATCTGACGCAAGAGCCGGCCTACAGCAAGATCAGCGGCCTGACGTACGGGACCCTGACCGATGAAGACCGCAAAGCGTCGCGGGCGTCCTGGAACAAATGGGATGTGGTTGCTTCGGCCGGCGTCCTTCTGGCGATCCTTGTGGCGTATCTGTATTTCACGGGTTGAAAACGTTTCATTTGAGGGGTGAACGATGGCCTATGCGGTAGGTTTGGACTACGGCACGAACTCCGTGCGCTGCCTGATCGTCGATACGTCGAACGGTCGTGAGCTGGGGACATACGTGTATGAATACGAGACGGGCGAAGCGGGCATTCTTCTCGATGCCGCCGATCACAACGTCGCCCGACAGAATCCCGCCGACTATCTGAAAGGTGTAGAGGTCACCGTGGCCGGGGCGATCGCCGAGGCCCGCAGATCAGACCCGAAGTTCGATCCGAAGAACATCATCGGCATCGGCGTGGACACGACCGGCTCGACGCCTCTGCCCGTCGACAAGAGTGGGACGCCGCTGGCGATGCTCGACGCGTTCAAGGACAACCTCAACGCCCACGCATGGCTCTGGAAGGACCACACCGGCTATGCCGAGGCCGCCGAGATCACCGAGCTGGCCGGGAAGGAGCATCCCGAGTATCTGGCCAAGTGCGGCGGGACCTATTCCTCGGAGTGGTTCTTCAGCAAGATCCTCCACTGCCTGCGGGTGGCGCCCGATGTCTTCGATGCGGCGTACACGTGGGTCGAGCACGCCGACTGGCTGCCGGCCGTGCTGACGGGCACCGATGCGCCGGAGAAGATCCGACGGTGTCGTTGTGCCGCCGGACACAAGGCCATGTTCTGCGACGAGTGGGGCGGCTATCCCGATGAAGCGTTCCTCGCCAAGCTCGACCCAAAGCTGGGCCGGCTCCGTCGGACCCTCGGCGACAAGACCTACGCGGTCGATCAGGTCGCCGGCAAGCTCACCGATGCGTGGGCGAGCAAGCTCGGCTTGACCGCTGGCATTCCGGTGGCGATGGGCGCCTTCGACGCCCACCTGGGCGGCGTCGGCTCCGGCATCAAGGCCGGCGTGCTCGTCAAGATCATCGGGACCAGCACGTGCGACATGGTCGTCGCTCCGTCGAGCGCGAATCTGCCCGACATCCCGGGCATCTGCGGCATCGTGGACGGCTCGATCCTGCCGGGCTTTTACGGCCTCGAAGCAGGCCAGTCGGCCGTCGGGGACATCTTCAACTGGTTCGTCAACTCCATCCAGCCCGGCGGTAAAGAGGCCGGCTCGCACCAGTCGCTGACGGAGAAGGCCGCCAGGCTCAAGCCGGGCCAGTCCGGATTGCTGGCCCTCGACTGGAACAACGGCAACCGGACGATCCTGGTCGATCAGCGCCTGACCGGGCTGCTCCTGGGCCAGACCCTTCACACCCGGCCCGAGGAGATCTACCGGGCCCTGGTCGAGGCGACCGCGTTCGGCGCGCTGACCATCATCAACCGGTTCGAGGAGTACGGCGTCGAGATCTCCGAGGTGGTCAACTGCGGCGGGATCTCCGAGAAGAACGCCATGCTCATGCAGATCTATGCCGACGTCACCGGCCGCGAGATGAAGATTTCCCGCTCGGCGCAGACCTGCGCGCTGGGGTCGGCCATCGCGGCGGCTGTTGTAGGCGGTGCGTATCCCGGCTTCGCCGAGGCCCAGGCGGCCATGTGCGGCATCAAGGAAACCACCTTCAAACCCATCCCGGCAAACCACGAGGTCTATCGTCGGCTCTACGGGCTCTACCGGCAGCTCCACGATGGGTTCGGCCTGAAAGGCCAGCCGCTGGCGATGGGCAATGTGATGAAGGAGTTGCTGGAAATCAAAGAGAAGGCCAACACATAGCGATGCACGAGAAGCTCAAACAGCGCGTCTGCGAAGCCAACCTCGATCTTCAACGGTATGGCCTCGTCGTGTTTACCTGGGGCAACGTCAGCGGGATCGACCGCGACGCCGGCATCGTGGCCATCAAGCCCAGCGGCGTCAGCTACGACGAGCTGGTGCCCGAGCAGATCGTCCTGCTCGACTTGCACGGCAATGTCGTCGAAGGGGAGTTGCGTCCCTCGTCCGACACGCCGACCCATCTCGAGCTGTATCGAAGTTTCGCGGGCATCGGAGGCATCTGTCACACGCACTCGCCCCATGCGACGATGTGGGCCCAGGCCCAGCGGGACATCCCGTGCCTGGGGACGACGCACGCCGACCATTTCTACGGCGCCGTGCCAGTGACCGAGACGATGACGGCCGCCGAGATCGGGCAGGACTACGAGGCCAACACCGGCGTCGTGATCGTCCGGCGTTTCCAGGGGATCGACCCCATGCAGATGCCTGCCGTCCTCGTGGCCAATCACGGTCCATTCACCTGGGGCAAGAGTCCTGACGAATCCGTCAAGAACGCCGTGGTCCTCGAGGAGGTGGCGAAAATGGCCGCCGGGACGCTTGCGATCCATCCGGAACAGCCGCCTGTTTCTCAGGCCCTTCTCGACAAGCACTACCTGCGAAAGCACGGCAAGAACGCCTATTACGGGCAAGCCTAAAGGAGAACCGAAATGGCCAAGGTCACGTTCGGAGTCATCGTCGGCAACCGAGGTTTCTTTCCCGATGCGCTGGCGAAGGAGGGACGCAGGGACATCATGGCGGTCCTCAAGAAGAACGGCTACGACGGCGTCGCACTGCCGATGACCGAGACGAAGTTCGGCGCGGTCGAGACCTTCGAAGACGCCAAGAAGTGCGCGGCCCTGTTCGCCTCCAAGGCCGACAAGATCGACGGGATCGTGGTGACGCTGCCCAACTTCGGGGATGAGAGAGGCGTCGCCGAGGCCGTCAAACGCAGCGGCCTGAACGTGCCGATCCTGATCCAGGCGGAGGAGGACGCCGTCGCCCGGATGGCGATGGGCGGCCGCCGTGACTCGTTCTGCGGCAAGATCAGCGTGTGCAACAATCTCCGGCAGGCCGGCATTCCGTTCACGCTGACGACTTCGCACACCGTGAAGGTTGTCTCGGAGGCATTCAAGAACGATCTGGACCGGTTCGCCGCGGTCTGTCGTGTGGTCAAGGGCCTCAAGAACGTGCGCTTCGGCGCCATCGGCAGCCGGCCGGCGGCGTTCAACACGGTTCGCTACAGCGAGAAGATCCTGGAATTGGCGGGCATTGCGATCGAGCCGGTCGATCTGTACGAAGTCCTCGCCAAGGTCGATCGACTGGCCGACAAGGCCCCGGCGGTCAGGGCGAAGCTCAACGCCATCCGCAAGTATACCAACGTCGAGGCCATTCCCCCTGAGAGTCTGCTGAAGATGGCCAAGTTCGGCGCCGTGATCGATGCCTGGGTCAAAGAGAACGAACTGGCGGGCACGGCCATCCAATGCTGGACGGCCCTGGAGCAGTACTTCGGGATCGTGCCCTGCGCGCTGATGAGCATGATGAGCGAATCGATGCTGCCCAGCGCCTGCGAGGTGGACATCACCGGCCTGCTGGCGATGTACGTTCTCCAGTTGGCCTCCGGGTCGCCCAGTGCGCTGCTCGACTGGAACAACAACTTCGAGGGCGATCCGAACAAGTGCGTGCTGTTCCATTGCAGCAACCTGCCCAAGTCGTTTTTCCAGGCCGACAAGATGGATTTCCAGGAGATCATCGCCGGCTCGGTGGGCAAGGACAACACGTATGGCACCATCGTCGGACGGATCAAGCCATCGCCGGCCACCTTCTGCCGCGCCAGCACCGACGACACCGAAGGCCTGCTTCGCGTCTACGTCGGGCAGGGCACGTTCACGAATGACAAGCTCGACACATTTGGCGGCTACGGCGTCATGAAGATCGACAACCTGCAGATGCTGCTGAACTACATCTGCCAGATGGGTTTCGAGCACCACGTGGCGGTCAACCTGTGCGCCCGCGCCGAGGCCGTCGCCGAGGCCCTGGGCAACTACCTGGGCTGGGATGTCTACCGGCACGTTTGATCTCCGTTCGATGCGGCGGAGCGCGGCGCGCGAGTCTCGCGCCCGGTGAGTTCCACCAGGAGGCACACGAACTTGGATGTCCTGAATCGGATGAACACCGAGCGAACCAGTGTACCAAGGCCAGTGAAACCGGGGGCCGGCGTCGCGCCGTCGGTTCTCCTGTTCATCGAGACCTCTCGCGAGTTCGGGCGCGGTCTGCTCTATGGGATCGCGCGGTACTCGCGACTGCACGGGCCGTGGCGCGTCTATCAGCGATCGGCGGGATTGGATTCCTCTCTGCCGGAATGGAGAGATCTGAAAATCGACGGCGCCATCATGCGCGACGTGCGGATTGCCGAGAACCTGTCCGGATGGAAGTTCCCCGTTATCTTCGCCCAGCACAACCGGGAGAGCTACACTCCCTTCCCGGCGATCATTACCGACAGTGCCGCCATCGGGGCCATGGCGGCCGAGCATTTTCTCGATCGCGGCTTCCAGAACTACGCCTATTGCGGGCTCGACGAATTCGTCTGGTCCCGCCTGCGCGCCCGCCATTTCTGCGAGCGCCTCAAGCAGGCGGGGTTTCACACGAACGTCTATCGCCAGCCCAGGGCCCGCGCCAAACGCGCCTGGAAGAGCGAACAGAACCTGATCGCCGAATGGATGATGTCGCTGCCCAAGCCGGTGGCGCTGATGTGCTGCAACGATGACCGGGCCTTGCAGGTGATCGAGGCGTGCAAGCTGGCCGATCTCTATGTGCCCGATCAGGTGGCCGTGCTGGGTGTGGACAACGACATCCTCATCTGCGACCTGGCCGATCCGCCGATATCGAGTATCGCGCTGGATACCGAGACGGCCGGACATGAGGCGGCCCGATTGCTCGACAGTCTCATGAAGGGCGAGCCGATGGCGGGCCAGCAGATCCCGGTGCGCCCGACGCACATCGTCACGCGGATGTCCACGGACATGCTGGCCGTGACGGATGCGGACGTGGCGGCCGCCGTGCGTTTCATCCGCCGGAATCCCAATCGCATGATCCAGGTCGACGACGTCGTCGAAGCCACCAACGTCTCCCGACGCGTTCTCGAAAAGCGGTTCAAAGCCGTGCTTCGACGCTCGGTCTACCAGGAGATCCGACGCGTCCGCGTCAACTACATCATCGGTCTTCTGGTGGGCACCGATATGAGCATCACGCAAATCGCCGTCAAGTCGGGCTTCGACGGCGTCGAGCACATCAGCCGCTACTTCCGCAAGGAGACGGGAACCAGCCTTCGAGAGTACCGCAAGAAACACGTGCCCCGCTAGACGGACGACGACGGGGCGGGTCCGGCCTCTTCCAGGGCCGCATCCAATACACCGGCGAGGTTGGGCCACTCAAACCGCCTGAGTCGGTTTCGCAGTCCTTCGGCGCGATCGGTCAGTGACTGGCCGTCGGCAAGGAACCTCGCCATCTCCGCCAGCCTCTTCGCCAGGGTCTCGGGGCCGCCGTCATAGAAAAACCGGCCGGCGTCCTCGCTTTGGCCCAGACCGAAGACCTCCGGATAGGCCAGACGCGTTGGGAGCAGCGGGACGGCACCGGCCAGCGCCGCCTCAACGGCGCAAAGACCGAAGAACTCGTGCCGCGCCGTCGAGACGAAGACGTCGGCTTCCGATAGAGCCACCTCATAGTCGGCTCGGCTCTCCTGGTAGCCCCATCGGTCGATGCAATCGGTGAAGTCCCGCCGGGCCTGCGCGAAGACCTCCGGCGTCTCGCGGAACTGCTCTCCGACGACGCTAATGCGGAACGCAACGCCCCGCCGTCGCAGGATGCCGAGTGCCCGAAAGAACTCTTCCGGGTTCTTGTCGTGCTCCCAGCGAGCGGCCCAGAGAATCCGCAGCGGCCCGGGCTGCCTGCCTCGCCGGGCGGGCATCGGCACGACGCCGGGGGGGTGGACGCTCGTCTTCGCCCGAATGCGTTCCGTGGCACCGGCGGGCTGATGGTCGGGCATTCGCTTCAGAAAAGCATCCAGGGCGGCGAGAAACTCGTCCCGATGAAAGGCCGAGTTGAACCACACCGCGTCGGCCGCCAGCGCGCTGGTCAGATTCGTCATGGCGAACTGGTAGTCGCGTTCGCATTCGACCCGCACAGGATAGGTCAGTTGGTTCTCGTGGAAGTAGACCACGCTTGGAAGTTCGCGTACATCGCGGCGAACCAGCCCGCGAAACTCGGCTAGGTTCAGCATGTCCGAGCAGAACAGCAGGTCCCACCGCGTCTTCTCGGAGAGATGCTCGTGGACCTCCTGCGCGAAGGTCACCGCCGCGTGCCGCATCCGCCATTTCCATTTGTACGGCGGCAGCGTCAGCACGGTCCAATCGTGTCGGCTCAACGCAGACCACCCGTCCAGAAAGGCCTTGTGGCTGCCGCCGTAGTAGGGTTCAAGTGCCAGGATACGCATATCAATCTTCCTCATGCCGCCGGGCGGGCAAGCTATGGAGTCCTCCAATCGCACTCGACCTCCGGCCGGCGCTGCTTGAGTCTACCGAGGCACGCCACGAACGCAAGCGGCGACTCGGCCGGTCCGCAATTCCGTTGCAGGACGATGGGGCAATTTGGTATAACCAAAAGAGGCTTTGATGGTCCTTTCTGCGCGTGTCGGCCGTCGTGAGGCGGGCCGGCATGGTACGGCGAGCGGGTCGCAGACAGGGTCCACGGCGCGGCATTCTCAGTCGCGCAGGCCGGAATGGAGAGTCGGGTGTGCGGTTCACGTCGCATTTCGGACGGTGTCTGCCCTGTGGCAGGGGAACGCCTGTGTTCTGGCCGGCGTCGGTGCGGACAGGGGCCTTCGTCATCTCATGTCGTTCAAACACCATCATGTGCGTGTTCCTGAAAGGAGGATTCTGATGCGTAAAGGGCTGGTGTACCTGATCCTGGTCGGCTTGACCCTGGGCGTTTCGAGCCGGGCGACAGCCGGCATCGTGGTGGCCGAGCAGTTGCTTGTCGATCTGCGGGCCGAAGATCTGCCGTACGGGACGGTGGCCCGAACGTGGGTCAATCATGGGACGCTGGGCGACTTCGAGCCTCAGGGCGTTCCGGTGGTCGAAGACGTTGCCGGACGCAAGACGGTGACGTTCGACGGTTCGAGCTACTTCGAGGGTCCCTTGTCGGTTCCCGGCATCGAAGGGGGCGGCACTCGCTCCATCGAAGTCTGGGTTTTCAACGGCCCCGATTTCGTGGGCGAGGAGACGATGGTCTCCTGGAGCCATCGCGGCGGACCGGGGGGAACGAACATCGCTTTCAACTATGGCAATCATGGGACCTGGGGCGCCGTGGGGCATTGGGATGCTCCCGACATGCCGTGGTCGGGCCAGCACTCGCCCGCTCCGGCGGCCAACAACTGGTGGTATCTCGTGTACACGTACGACGGCACCACCGTCCGCCTCTACGTCAACGCCGAGGAGAACACCACACGCAATGTGACACTCAACACGCACGGCCCGAACATCATCCGCGTGGCCGCGCAGGCGAACGATTCCGGGGCCGGTGTCCATGCGGCTGTCAATTTCACCGGGTCCATCGCGGAAGTGCGCATCCACGATGGTGTCCTGAGCCCGGCGGCGATTGCCAACAACTTCCGGTCCAAGCCAGGCGCCCCGACGGCGGCCGATCCTGTCCCTGCCGATGGACAGGTCGATGTACCCGGCGATGTGGTGCTGAGCTGGGCGGCGGGGGAGTTCGCTGCGGCGCATGATGTGTACTTTGGCACGGTGTTCGACGATGTCAATACAGCCGGGCGGGGCAATCCGACGGGGGTGCTGGTCAGTCAGGGGCAGGCGGCCACGACGTACGCGCCGCCCGCGCGTCTGGACTTCGGGCAGACCTACTACTGGCGGGTCGATGAGGTCAACGCCGCGCCGGACAACACGATCTTCAAAGGCGACGTCTGGAGTTTCACCGCCGAGCCGCTGGCGTATCCCGTCGCGAACGTCATCGCGACGAGCAACGCCGCTTCCGAGCCGGGAGCCGGGCCGATGAACGCCGTCGACGGCTCCGGACTCAATGCCGCCGACCAGCATTCGACTAACAATACGGACATGTGGCTCGGTGGCACCGGCGGGGCCGAGCCGGTGTGGATTCAGTTCGAGTTCGACAAGGTCTATCTGCTGCACGAGCTTCAGGTCTGGAACTACAACGTGATCTTCGAGATGATGCTCGGCTTCGGATTCAAGGATGTGACGATCGAGCATTCCGAAGACGGCGTCGACTGGACCGCGTTCGGCGACGTGCAATTCGCCCAGGCGACGGCCCGGAGCAACTACACGGCCAACACGACGGTCGATCTGAGCGGCGTGGCCGCCAGGTTCGTTCGTCTGACGGCCAACAGTGGATGGGGCATGACGGGCCAGTTCGGGCTCAGCGAAGTGCGGTTCCTCTTCGTTCCGGTCCAGGCCCGCGAGCCGCAGCCCGAAGCCGGCGCGGTCGATGTGAGCGTCGATGCGATCCTCGATTGGCGGTCCGGCCGGCAGGCGGCATCGCACGAGGTGTATCTGGACATCGATGAAGCGGCGGTGATTGACGGGACAGCCCTGGTGGCGACCGTCAGCCAGAGTCAGTACGATCCGGGGGCGCTCGATCTGGACGCGACGTACTACTGGCGGATCGACGAGGTCAACGAGGCCGAGGCGATCGCCTCGTGGGCCGGTGAGGTCTGGAGCTTCTCGACGCAGCCGTTCATCGTCATCGACGACTTCGAGAGCTACACCGACGACATCGAGGCCGGCACGACGATCTTCGACACGTGGCTCGACGGGTGGGTCAATGGGACCGGCTCGACGGTCGGGTATCTCAGCACCCCGTTCGCCGAACGCACGACCGTTCGCAGCGGCCGCCAGTCGATGCCGCTGTTCTACGAGGGCGATTCGCGAGCCGATTTGACAATCGACGGTGCCCAGGACTGGACGGCCGGCGGGGCGACAACGCTGGTGGTGTACTTCCGCGGCGCGATCGACAACGGAGCGGGCCAGTTCTATGCGACGGTCAACAGCACGAAGGTGACGTATCCGGGGGTGCTGACCAGCCCGGTATGGAAGCAGTGGAACATCGACCTGACGTCGCTGGGGACGAACCTGGCGAGCGTCACGTCGTTCAGTCTGGGCGTGGACGGCAGTGGCTCGGGCCTGTTGTTCGTCGATGACATCCGTCTGTATCGCGCGGCGCCGGAACCGGTCGCCCCGGCCGATCCGGGCACGGCGGGCCTGGTGGCCTCGTATGCGTTCGAGAACAACGTCCAGGACGGCTCGGGCAATGGCTACCACGGCACGGCGTTCAACGATCCGGCTTATCTGGCCTCGCGGCCGGGGCAGGGCCAGGCGATCCACTTCGACGGGTTTGCCGATTATGTCGAACTGCCCATCGGTCCGGTCATGGGCACGCTGAGCAGTGCGACGGTGGCGACGTGGGTGGACTTCTCCGGGACCAGCGGCGCCTGGCAGCGGATCTTCGACTTCGGCACCAGCAGCACGGCCGGGTACATGTTCCTGTGTCCTCGCACGGGCACGAGCGGCCCGATCCGGTTCGCCATCACGCCGGCCGGTGGGGCGGGCGAGTCGATCGTTGAGACGCCCCGTTCGGTTCCGACGGATGGCTGGCATCATGTGGCGGTGGTGATCGACAGCGCCACGATGACGGTCCAGGTCTATGTCGACGGCGAGGCGGCCGCCAGCGGTGCGACGGCGACCCTGCCGAGAGACCTGGGCGTCACGACGCAGAACTGGCTGGCGCGGTCGCAGTACACCGCCGACGCCTACTTCGGCGGCTCGCTGGACGATTTCGCGATCTACAGCCGGGCCCTGTCGCCCGGCGAAGTCCGCTACCTGGCCGGCGACCGGTAACGTCCCTGCTTGATACGATGGTTTCGCATGATCCGCCGGGCCTGTGCCATTCCAGCACGGGCCCGGTTGGCTTTGTTTGGACTACTCACTGCTGTTGAGGCCGATCTGCACGTTGCCTTCGGATTCGTTGGCGATTCGCTGGGTGCCTGTGAAGACGTTGCCGGTGATGACGGCGCGGCGGACGTCCTTGCCGAGCTGAATCTGCGGGCGGTCCTGCCGGAACTCGCAGCCGCGAACGAGGAGGGTGCCGCTTTGGGCCTGGATGGCCGGCCGCGTGCCGTCCTTGCCTCCCCACTGGGTGAAGGTGCAGTCGCCGAAGCCGACCGTGCCGGTCCCCGCGATCTTCGCGATCTGGTTGCACGGACCCCAGAAGGCGCAGTTGACGAAACGCACGCTTCCGGTGTTGCCTTTTCCGACTTCGATCATGGTGGGGTCCGGCCCGTGGAACGAAACGAACTCGCCGTTGGTGATCAGCAGGCCGTAGGGGGCGCACTGGTCCACGACGAGGGCCGTGTGACAGTCGTCGGCGCCGATGCCGAGGAAGTTGCCGTTGCAGACGCCGCTGTCGCTCTTGATGAATCGGTAGCCGACCTTGTAGCCGAAGCAGAAGGTGTTGTAGACGTACTGCCAGTCCGAGCGGCCGAAAATGAAGGCCTCGCCGTTGGCCATCTGCCATTGGAACAGCTTGGGCTTCATGCTCCACCACGGATTGAAGTGGACGTTCTCGATGCGCCCGATGTCATAGATGGCGTCGACGAGGATGCCGCGCCGGATGGGTTGACCATGCACGTCGCGGATCAGGTGGCGCTCGTTCCGCGTCGCGTCGATCCCGTTGAACGGGTTGAGCATCTCGACCGCCAGCACCGCCGGGTTCTTGCCCCGCATGGCAATGGCCCAGGGATACGGCGTCGGTTCGGCGTCCGTCTCCTGGTTGGGATAGTACAGGACGATGCCCTTGAGCGTGCTGTTGGTGTTGAGCGTGATGAAGGCGGGACCATCTTCCCGGCCCGCCCCCTCGGTGACGAGAAACGTCGTTCCGTCGTCGGTGGGCTTGGGCAGCCCGCGATCCCGGAGGCCGTTGTGGGCGGGAACGGATTGCCACAGACCCGCCAGCGTCACGGCATTGGGCACGTTCAGATGGCCGGCGAAGAAGTAGTTGCCGCGCGGCGCGTACACGGTCCCGCCGCCGGCCTGGCCGACGGCGTCGAGGGCCTTCTGAAACGCGGCGGTGTCGTCCGTCGTGCCGTCGCCCACGGCGCCGAACCGGCGGACGTCGACGGTGTCGGCCCTGGCCGACGACAGGGCGTCTTCGGCGCCGGCCGTCACACCGAGCGGGCACAGTCCTGCAAAGAGAACGAGGGTCAGAGATACGATGCTTGCGTTGCCGTTCGGCACGTGGCCCATTCCGGGTTCTCCTTTAGATCTGCGAGTAGTCAGCGGGCTTGAGGTACAGGTTGGTGATCCCGCAGAGGATCTCCTTGTCGGCGTATTCCGGTCTGGCCCGCAGGGCCTGCCAATCGGGGTCGCTGCCGAACCGCTTCCAGTTGGCCTGTCGCTCGTCCATGCTGTTGAAGACGAGCATGTAGGTCAGGTTCGGCATCTTCTCGCCCGCCAGGGTCTGGCCGAAGAAGACCGGGTTCAATCCCGTCTTGCGGAAGATGTCAATCTCGCCGATGTTGAACATCTCGATCTTCTTCAGGCCCGTCTTCTCGCTGGGGCTCTCGTAGATGCGCAACTGGAACACCCGGCCCGGCGCCTTGATCGGGGTCTCCAGGTGAGGCATGCCCTCGAAGGCGGCCATCAACTGGACCTCCATCCGCTTGTACGCCGGCGCACTGGCCGGAGCGTTCAGGAAGGCGGCGCCCGCTTGCAGGAATTCCTCGTCCTCTGAAAGGATCTGCGTGAGCGCCGCGAAGGAAGGCAGCGACCTGTGGCGGAGCAGCACATAGATCGGGCTGATCCCCTCCCACGGATAGAACACGCCGACCGGCTCGATGCCCGCCCGGTTCAGAGCGGGGATCGCGGCCTCCTTGGCGAAGGCGTCGAACCCGGCCTTCTGCGCCTCGGTCTCGATCTCGTACCGCCGCAGTTCGAAGTAGTCGGTCGCCCTCGCCGCTGCCTGGACGGTTCTCATGCTGGCCTGATTGGCTGCCTCTTGTGCCGCTCGAAAACGGGCCACGCGTTGGCGATAGGCCACCTCCGATTCGCCCGGGAGCTTTCGCGGAGTGTCCTGGCCGTAGGCGGTCGCCCCCGCCGTCAGCGCCGCCAGACCCGTTGCACACGATGTCCGCAGGAATTCTCGTCGTTCCATGATGTGTCTCCTCTCATTTCTCAAGGATATGTGATTGCCATGACATACACGCAAGTATACGATGGACGGCCGGATACCACAAGTTGCATGCGCGCCGGGAATTGTGTTATCCTCTGAAACATCGAAAACCGATGGCATCCATCGTAAACGAACCACGTGTCGCGCGTTTGAGGGGAGACGTCATGGACGATGAACAGCAGGGTTCGAGCGGCCGGGGCCGCGTTCTTTCCATCGATGCCCTTCGCGGCTTCGATATGTTCTGGATCATCGGGGGCGGCACGCTCTTTCAGGGTCTTGTGAAGGTCTGGCCGCACCCCGTCACCGAGACGATCCATCAACAACTGGAGCACGTCGTGTGGGAGGGGTTCCGCTTCGAGGACCTGATCTTTCCCCTCTTCATCTTCCTGATGGGGGCGGTGATGCCGTTCTCGCTCTCACGCCGAATGGAGCGCGGTCAGAGTTCCCTGGTGCTGCACCTCCACGTCGTCAAGCGGGCCGTGGTGCTGATTCTCCTTGGCATGATCCTGAACGGGCTGCTCCAGTTCAACTGGTCCACGATGCGCTGGCCCGGCGTCCTGCAGCGGATCGGCCTGTGCTATTTCTTCGCCGCGCTGATCGTGATGCACACGCGCTGGCGGGCCCAGGCCATTGTCGTCGCCGTGGTCCTGCTGGCGTACTGGGCGGTGACGATGCTGGTTGCGGCTCCCGGCTACAGCGCGGGGGACCTTACGATGCAGGGCTGTCTGTCTTCGTACATCGATCAGCGGCTGATTCCGGGCGAGCTGTACTACGGCTACGGCGACAACGAGGGCATCCTCTCGACGTTTCCCGCCATCTGCACGGCCCTGCTCGGCGCGCTGGCGGGACAGTGGCTGCGCTCGGACCGCTCGGGCTCGCGTAAGGCGGCCGGTCTGGTCCTGGCCGGCGTGGTGTCGCTGGCGGTCGGCTATCT is a window encoding:
- a CDS encoding acyltransferase family protein, which gives rise to MDDEQQGSSGRGRVLSIDALRGFDMFWIIGGGTLFQGLVKVWPHPVTETIHQQLEHVVWEGFRFEDLIFPLFIFLMGAVMPFSLSRRMERGQSSLVLHLHVVKRAVVLILLGMILNGLLQFNWSTMRWPGVLQRIGLCYFFAALIVMHTRWRAQAIVVAVVLLAYWAVTMLVAAPGYSAGDLTMQGCLSSYIDQRLIPGELYYGYGDNEGILSTFPAICTALLGALAGQWLRSDRSGSRKAAGLVLAGVVSLAVGYLWGFVFPIIKILWTSSYVLFAAGWSLLLLALFYWVIDVVGLKRWAFFFVVIGMNPITIYFLDGIIDFAGIAEAFLGGVAAHAGVYAALILPFGALMIRWLLLWFLYRHKIFFKV
- a CDS encoding glycosyl hydrolase family 28-related protein, whose protein sequence is MGHVPNGNASIVSLTLVLFAGLCPLGVTAGAEDALSSARADTVDVRRFGAVGDGTTDDTAAFQKALDAVGQAGGGTVYAPRGNYFFAGHLNVPNAVTLAGLWQSVPAHNGLRDRGLPKPTDDGTTFLVTEGAGREDGPAFITLNTNSTLKGIVLYYPNQETDAEPTPYPWAIAMRGKNPAVLAVEMLNPFNGIDATRNERHLIRDVHGQPIRRGILVDAIYDIGRIENVHFNPWWSMKPKLFQWQMANGEAFIFGRSDWQYVYNTFCFGYKVGYRFIKSDSGVCNGNFLGIGADDCHTALVVDQCAPYGLLITNGEFVSFHGPDPTMIEVGKGNTGSVRFVNCAFWGPCNQIAKIAGTGTVGFGDCTFTQWGGKDGTRPAIQAQSGTLLVRGCEFRQDRPQIQLGKDVRRAVITGNVFTGTQRIANESEGNVQIGLNSSE
- a CDS encoding NIPSNAP family protein translates to MERREFLRTSCATGLAALTAGATAYGQDTPRKLPGESEVAYRQRVARFRAAQEAANQASMRTVQAAARATDYFELRRYEIETEAQKAGFDAFAKEAAIPALNRAGIEPVGVFYPWEGISPIYVLLRHRSLPSFAALTQILSEDEEFLQAGAAFLNAPASAPAYKRMEVQLMAAFEGMPHLETPIKAPGRVFQLRIYESPSEKTGLKKIEMFNIGEIDIFRKTGLNPVFFGQTLAGEKMPNLTYMLVFNSMDERQANWKRFGSDPDWQALRARPEYADKEILCGITNLYLKPADYSQI